In Chryseobacterium lactis, a single genomic region encodes these proteins:
- the rpoB gene encoding DNA-directed RNA polymerase subunit beta encodes MSKTKSTTQGNPRINFSSAKGKIITPDFLDIQIESFREFFQLDTLPEARKTEALYKTFQENFPITDSRNQFVLEFLDYLVDSPRYSIDECVERGLTYSVPLKARLKLYCTDPEHEDFQTVVQDVYLGPVPYMTPSGSFIINGAERVIVTQLHRSPGVFFGQTYHANGTKLYYSRIIPFKGSWMEFTTDINSVMYAYIDRKKKLPLTTLLRAIGYESDKDILQIFDLAEEVKVSKAALKKVEGRTLAARVLNTWFEDFVDEDTGEVVSIERNEIILDRETILEKEHLDLILDAGVKSILIHKENSNEFSIIQNTLQKDPTNSEKEAVEYIYRQLRNADPPDEETARGIIEKLFFSEQRYSLGEVGRYRLNKKLSLNIPTTTEVLTKEDIIAIVRHLIELVNSKTDVDDIDHLSNRRIKTVGEQLAGQFGVGLSRIARTIKERMNVRDNEIFTPLDLVNAKTLTSVINSFFGTNQLSQFMDQTNPLSEITHKRRLSALGPGGLSRERAGFEVRDVHHTHYGRICPIETPEGPNIGLISSLGIYAKINRLGFIETPYRKVEDSKINLNADPIYLNAEDEEDKVIAQANVELSDNGDFLTDRIIARLDGDYPVVEPAQVNLIDVAPNQISGISASLIPFLEHDDANRALMGSNMMRQAVPLLKPQAPIVGTGLEQQVARDSRILINAEGTGTVEYVDADRIVIKYERSDDEDLVQFESATKTYKLTKFRKTNQSTTITLRPNVRVGDVVEKGQVLCDGYATEKGELALGRNLVVAFMPWKGYNFEDAIVINEKVVREDWFTSIHVDEYSLEVRDTKLGMEELTADIPNVSEEATKDLDENGMIRIGAEVKPGDIMIGKITPKGESDPTPEEKLLRAIFGDKAGDVKDASLKADSSLRGVVINKKLFSRNIKDKKKRTEEKLRLEEIENTYKAKFDELRNTLIEKLNTLVSGKTSQGVQNDLDEEIIGKGVKFTHKLLTSVEDYVNVSGADWTVDADKNELIKQLIHNYKIKYNDIQGVKNREKFAISIGDELPAGIMKLAKVYIAKKRKLNVGDKMAGRHGNKGIVSRIVREEDMPFLEDGTPVDIVLNPLGVPSRMNIGQIYETVLGWAGQKLGMKFATPIFDGATLDQITEYTEKAGLPKFGHTHLYDGGTGERFTQAATVGIIYMLKLGHMVDDKMHARSIGPYSLITQQPLGGKAQFGGQRFGEMEVWALEAFGASNILREILTVKSDDVIGRAKTYEAIAKGESMPEPGIPESFNVLLHELQGLGLDVRLEE; translated from the coding sequence ATGAGTAAAACAAAATCAACAACTCAAGGAAATCCGAGAATTAATTTCTCATCAGCGAAAGGAAAAATTATCACTCCTGACTTTTTGGATATCCAAATTGAGTCTTTCAGAGAATTTTTCCAGCTTGATACACTTCCTGAAGCCAGAAAGACAGAAGCTCTTTACAAGACTTTCCAAGAGAATTTCCCAATTACGGATTCAAGAAACCAATTCGTATTAGAATTCTTAGACTATCTGGTAGATTCTCCACGTTATTCAATCGATGAGTGTGTGGAAAGAGGATTGACGTATTCAGTTCCTCTAAAAGCAAGACTTAAACTGTACTGTACTGACCCGGAACACGAAGATTTCCAAACTGTGGTTCAGGATGTATATTTAGGTCCGGTTCCTTATATGACGCCTAGTGGATCTTTCATCATCAATGGTGCAGAAAGAGTTATCGTTACGCAGCTTCACCGTTCACCTGGTGTATTCTTCGGACAGACTTACCACGCGAATGGAACCAAACTTTACTATTCAAGAATTATCCCTTTCAAAGGATCTTGGATGGAATTTACAACGGATATCAACAGCGTAATGTACGCGTATATCGACCGTAAGAAAAAGTTACCATTAACAACTTTATTAAGAGCTATCGGTTACGAATCTGATAAGGACATCCTTCAGATCTTCGACCTTGCTGAAGAAGTGAAAGTTTCTAAAGCTGCCCTTAAAAAAGTGGAAGGGAGAACATTGGCTGCGAGAGTATTGAACACTTGGTTCGAAGACTTCGTAGACGAAGATACAGGTGAAGTAGTTTCTATCGAAAGAAACGAAATCATCTTAGATAGAGAGACGATCCTTGAAAAAGAACATTTAGATCTTATTCTTGATGCTGGTGTGAAATCAATCTTGATTCACAAAGAAAACAGCAATGAATTCTCTATCATCCAGAATACATTACAAAAAGACCCTACTAACTCTGAAAAAGAAGCAGTAGAGTATATTTATCGTCAGTTAAGAAACGCAGATCCACCAGATGAGGAAACTGCAAGAGGAATTATTGAAAAATTATTCTTCTCTGAGCAGAGATACTCTTTAGGTGAAGTAGGACGTTACAGATTGAATAAAAAATTAAGTCTAAACATCCCAACTACAACTGAAGTTCTTACAAAAGAAGATATTATTGCCATTGTAAGACACTTAATTGAGTTGGTAAACTCAAAAACTGATGTTGATGATATTGACCACTTATCAAACAGAAGAATTAAAACTGTTGGTGAGCAATTAGCAGGACAATTCGGAGTAGGTCTTTCAAGAATTGCAAGAACAATCAAGGAGAGAATGAACGTTAGAGATAACGAAATCTTTACTCCACTTGACCTTGTTAACGCTAAGACTTTAACATCTGTAATTAACTCGTTCTTCGGTACCAACCAGCTATCTCAGTTCATGGACCAAACCAACCCTCTATCAGAGATCACTCACAAGAGAAGATTATCTGCACTAGGGCCTGGTGGTTTATCAAGAGAAAGAGCAGGTTTCGAGGTTCGTGACGTTCACCATACTCACTACGGAAGAATTTGTCCGATTGAAACTCCGGAAGGACCAAACATCGGTTTGATTTCATCTCTAGGTATTTATGCTAAAATCAACAGACTTGGTTTCATCGAAACTCCATATAGAAAAGTAGAAGACAGTAAGATTAATCTTAACGCTGATCCTATTTACTTAAATGCAGAAGACGAAGAAGATAAAGTAATTGCTCAGGCAAACGTTGAATTGAGTGATAATGGTGACTTCTTAACAGACAGAATTATTGCAAGATTAGATGGTGACTACCCGGTAGTTGAACCAGCTCAGGTTAACCTTATCGACGTTGCACCAAACCAGATCTCTGGTATTTCCGCTTCATTAATTCCATTCCTGGAGCATGATGATGCGAACCGTGCATTGATGGGATCTAACATGATGCGTCAGGCCGTTCCTCTATTGAAGCCACAGGCTCCAATCGTTGGTACAGGGCTTGAGCAACAAGTTGCAAGAGACTCAAGAATCTTAATTAACGCTGAAGGTACAGGTACTGTAGAGTACGTAGATGCTGACAGAATCGTTATTAAATATGAAAGAAGCGATGACGAAGATTTAGTACAATTCGAGTCCGCTACTAAAACATACAAACTTACTAAGTTTAGAAAAACTAACCAGAGTACGACGATCACGCTAAGACCAAACGTAAGAGTAGGTGATGTAGTGGAGAAAGGACAAGTACTTTGCGACGGATATGCTACTGAAAAAGGAGAATTAGCTCTTGGTAGAAACTTAGTAGTAGCGTTCATGCCTTGGAAAGGGTACAACTTTGAGGATGCAATCGTAATCAACGAAAAAGTTGTTCGTGAAGACTGGTTTACTTCAATTCACGTAGATGAATATTCACTAGAGGTTCGTGATACCAAATTAGGTATGGAAGAATTGACAGCAGATATTCCAAACGTTTCTGAAGAAGCTACTAAAGATCTTGACGAGAACGGTATGATCAGAATCGGTGCTGAAGTGAAGCCTGGAGATATCATGATTGGTAAAATTACTCCAAAAGGTGAATCTGACCCGACTCCTGAAGAGAAACTTCTTAGAGCAATCTTCGGTGATAAAGCTGGTGATGTAAAAGATGCATCATTAAAAGCCGACTCTTCATTAAGAGGGGTTGTTATCAACAAGAAATTGTTCTCCAGAAATATTAAAGACAAAAAGAAAAGAACTGAAGAGAAACTTAGACTTGAAGAAATTGAAAACACTTACAAGGCTAAGTTCGATGAGTTGAGAAACACTTTAATTGAAAAATTAAATACACTGGTAAGCGGTAAAACTTCTCAAGGGGTACAAAACGACCTTGACGAAGAAATCATCGGTAAAGGGGTAAAGTTCACTCACAAATTATTGACTTCAGTTGAAGATTATGTAAACGTTAGTGGTGCAGATTGGACTGTTGATGCTGACAAGAATGAGTTGATCAAACAATTGATTCACAATTACAAAATCAAATATAACGACATCCAGGGAGTTAAAAACCGTGAGAAATTTGCAATTTCAATCGGAGATGAGCTACCAGCAGGTATCATGAAGTTAGCTAAAGTTTACATCGCTAAGAAACGTAAACTGAATGTAGGGGATAAAATGGCAGGACGTCACGGTAACAAAGGTATCGTTTCAAGAATCGTTCGTGAAGAAGATATGCCGTTCCTTGAGGATGGAACACCGGTAGATATCGTATTGAATCCACTTGGGGTACCTTCTCGTATGAACATCGGTCAGATCTATGAAACAGTTCTTGGATGGGCTGGTCAGAAGCTGGGTATGAAGTTCGCTACGCCAATCTTCGACGGAGCAACTCTTGATCAGATTACTGAATATACAGAGAAAGCAGGACTTCCTAAATTCGGTCACACTCACCTTTATGATGGTGGTACCGGAGAAAGATTTACTCAGGCTGCAACGGTAGGTATTATCTACATGTTGAAACTAGGACACATGGTTGATGATAAGATGCACGCACGTTCTATCGGACCTTACTCATTGATTACTCAGCAGCCGTTAGGAGGTAAAGCTCAGTTCGGTGGTCAGAGATT
- a CDS encoding T9SS type A sorting domain-containing protein: MTKKLFMKLAAVLMTFVMSAVVLAQQGYEPIRGMGVEAKPVNNSGICLACYNGSMNPVVDANLDNSVSMGNFASLLSGNGISVKNKNTTYPAGYITGFNVDLGTSFITIDLLSSLRISTYKDGVLQETTTSSTLLSVPAFGGNKNRIFLHFKTSKEFNEVRLYQTNVLSVFSAMNVYYAFAFDPAKVPTDNNGICDDIIAGSGVDGNVSGSSSFLAPLSYVQNRERIGDGNKNSYGSIVLPIGLLGSYSVGVLDKNQVYPAGNRTGFVIEPDDQGKLLSAEFLKNITIETYLFGQLQDSKQLSDGGGLINIKVLGYGSGKQKVTLTTTKPFNEVRLKITQTVGFNLGKLNVYYAFEEPISCECDDKIQTSGSSVPGNLVTGSSGTSGPGFLGLIFAKMINPEAIVDNNPSNYATATIPAASLFSIFSSYATVSSNTTLPANTMAGFTVEKAANLLGVSVLENITVTLYNGNTTTDTFTSSGSLISGNFFTTNSNKFYVGGKATKPFNRIKITFNSGTAVRIPQNYYIYNAFASRDDDNDGVPNCFDKCPGGDDSIDNNGNGIPDCAEGCTVVNDKSPALDTDGDGIVDACDLDSDNDGIPDAVEDFDKNGKFQDDDAEGDILLTPVLGDSVPNYLDLDSDNDGILDLFESGIPVSVINQIDTDHNGIIDSNIPVGKNGIADILETSPDSGILKYAIKNTDGDDKPDFLDVMSNGSDLDLYQIGKGNLDTLGGGFISTIDDKDKDGIQAVVDTDLVKRGAPNSPLSPYASLLKNGLSATAKITGSEITDAANDVKIYPNPVKAGENLKIMGPEEGVYTLFSAQGQILKSDKFKANAGIDTSSLPTGVYIIKIETKSTVKSYKVIVK; encoded by the coding sequence ATGACCAAAAAATTATTCATGAAATTGGCCGCAGTACTCATGACATTCGTAATGTCTGCCGTAGTATTGGCACAACAAGGCTATGAACCTATCCGTGGGATGGGAGTGGAAGCAAAACCTGTAAATAACTCAGGAATTTGTTTAGCGTGTTATAACGGAAGTATGAATCCTGTAGTAGATGCTAATCTTGACAACAGTGTAAGCATGGGGAACTTTGCTTCATTACTAAGTGGAAATGGAATATCTGTAAAAAATAAGAATACCACTTATCCGGCCGGATATATTACCGGATTCAACGTAGATCTCGGGACGAGTTTTATTACCATAGATCTTTTAAGTTCTTTGAGAATCAGTACCTATAAAGACGGAGTGCTTCAGGAGACAACTACTAGCAGTACTTTATTGTCTGTGCCGGCTTTTGGAGGAAATAAAAACAGAATATTCCTTCACTTTAAGACTTCAAAAGAATTTAATGAAGTGAGATTATATCAGACCAATGTCCTATCTGTATTCAGTGCAATGAATGTATATTATGCATTTGCTTTTGATCCGGCTAAAGTTCCGACAGATAATAATGGTATCTGTGACGATATCATTGCAGGAAGTGGTGTGGATGGCAACGTGTCCGGAAGCAGTAGTTTCCTGGCGCCACTGTCTTATGTGCAAAACAGAGAAAGAATTGGAGATGGAAATAAAAATTCTTACGGATCAATAGTTCTTCCGATAGGTTTATTGGGATCTTATTCAGTGGGAGTTTTGGATAAAAACCAGGTATATCCTGCAGGAAACAGAACCGGTTTTGTCATTGAACCTGATGATCAGGGTAAGTTGTTAAGTGCTGAATTCCTTAAAAATATTACTATTGAAACCTATTTATTCGGGCAGCTTCAGGATTCAAAGCAATTGTCTGATGGAGGTGGTTTGATTAATATTAAAGTGCTTGGGTATGGTTCCGGAAAACAAAAAGTTACTTTAACTACGACAAAGCCTTTTAACGAAGTACGATTGAAAATTACTCAAACAGTAGGGTTTAATTTAGGAAAACTAAATGTTTACTATGCTTTCGAAGAGCCGATCTCTTGCGAATGTGATGATAAAATCCAGACAAGCGGTTCTTCAGTTCCCGGAAACTTAGTGACGGGAAGCAGCGGGACATCAGGCCCGGGATTCCTTGGACTTATTTTTGCCAAAATGATCAATCCCGAAGCAATTGTGGATAATAATCCTTCCAATTATGCTACTGCAACGATACCTGCTGCATCATTATTTAGTATTTTCTCTTCATATGCCACCGTAAGCAGCAATACGACTCTTCCGGCTAATACAATGGCAGGATTTACAGTGGAAAAAGCAGCGAACCTTCTCGGGGTTAGTGTTCTTGAAAACATTACCGTGACTTTATATAACGGAAATACGACAACCGATACCTTTACCAGCTCAGGAAGTCTGATCAGTGGAAATTTCTTCACTACCAATTCAAATAAATTTTATGTGGGAGGTAAGGCGACAAAACCTTTTAACCGTATTAAAATTACTTTCAATAGCGGTACTGCTGTTCGTATTCCTCAGAACTATTACATCTACAATGCTTTTGCAAGCAGAGATGATGATAATGACGGAGTTCCAAATTGTTTTGACAAATGTCCCGGAGGAGATGACAGCATTGATAACAATGGAAATGGTATTCCGGATTGTGCTGAAGGATGTACAGTAGTAAACGATAAATCTCCTGCATTAGATACGGATGGCGATGGTATCGTAGATGCTTGTGATCTTGATTCTGATAATGATGGTATCCCGGATGCTGTTGAAGATTTTGATAAAAACGGGAAGTTCCAGGATGATGATGCCGAGGGTGATATTCTATTAACTCCTGTTTTAGGAGATTCGGTTCCGAATTATCTTGATCTCGATTCTGATAATGATGGTATTTTGGATTTATTTGAATCTGGAATTCCGGTATCAGTAATCAATCAGATTGATACGGATCATAATGGTATTATCGACAGCAATATTCCGGTAGGTAAAAACGGTATTGCAGATATTTTGGAAACGTCTCCTGATTCCGGAATTCTGAAATATGCAATCAAAAATACGGATGGTGACGATAAGCCCGACTTCCTTGATGTGATGTCCAATGGTTCAGATCTGGATCTTTATCAAATCGGAAAAGGAAACCTTGATACCTTAGGAGGAGGATTTATTTCTACAATAGATGATAAGGATAAAGATGGTATTCAGGCTGTTGTAGATACTGATCTTGTAAAGAGAGGAGCGCCAAACTCTCCACTTTCACCTTATGCCTCATTGTTGAAAAACGGATTAAGCGCAACTGCAAAAATCACCGGTTCGGAAATTACCGATGCTGCAAATGATGTGAAAATCTATCCAAACCCTGTAAAAGCTGGAGAAAATCTCAAAATTATGGGACCGGAGGAAGGAGTATATACCTTATTTTCTGCTCAGGGACAGATTCTTAAGTCAGATAAATTTAAAGCTAATGCAGGTATTGATACTTCTTCACTACCTACAGGAGTATATATTATTAAAATAGAAACTAAATCAACTGTAAAATCTTATAAGGTTATTGTGAAATAA
- the rplL gene encoding 50S ribosomal protein L7/L12 yields MSDLKNLAETLVNLTVKDVNELATILKDEYGIEPAAAAVVVAAGGGEAAEEKTEFDVILKSAGASKLAIVKLVKDLTGAGLKEAKDIVDGAPAPIKTGISKDEAEALKKQLEEAGAEVELK; encoded by the coding sequence ATGTCAGATTTAAAAAATTTAGCTGAAACGCTAGTAAACTTAACAGTAAAAGACGTAAACGAATTAGCAACTATCCTTAAGGATGAGTACGGAATTGAGCCAGCTGCTGCTGCTGTAGTAGTTGCTGCAGGTGGTGGAGAAGCTGCTGAAGAAAAGACTGAATTCGACGTAATTCTTAAGTCTGCAGGTGCTTCTAAATTAGCTATCGTTAAATTAGTAAAAGATTTAACTGGTGCTGGTCTTAAAGAAGCTAAAGATATCGTAGATGGTGCTCCTGCTCCAATCAAAACTGGTATCTCTAAAGACGAAGCTGAAGCTCTTAAGAAGCAATTAGAAGAAGCTGGTGCTGAAGTAGAATTGAAATAA
- the rplJ gene encoding 50S ribosomal protein L10, with protein MTKDQKVVAIQEIKDLLQDAKVVYVADLQGLNAGKSSDFRRQAFKQNIKVKVVKNTLLQKAMEQIDGVDYSEMFPTFKGNSALMIADTANAPAKLIQGFRKKEEKPALKSAFVQETFYVGDNNLDMLANIKSREEMIGEIIGLLQSPIQRVVSALQNKPETVEAKAEEAAPAVEETPAPEAPAAESTEETPSAE; from the coding sequence ATGACAAAAGACCAAAAAGTTGTAGCAATACAAGAGATCAAAGATTTGCTTCAGGATGCAAAAGTAGTATACGTAGCAGATTTACAAGGTTTGAATGCTGGTAAATCTTCAGATTTCAGAAGACAAGCTTTCAAGCAAAATATCAAAGTAAAAGTTGTAAAAAATACACTTTTACAAAAAGCAATGGAACAAATCGACGGAGTAGATTACTCTGAAATGTTCCCAACTTTCAAAGGAAACTCAGCATTAATGATTGCTGATACAGCTAACGCTCCTGCGAAATTAATCCAAGGATTCAGAAAGAAAGAAGAAAAGCCAGCTTTAAAGTCTGCTTTTGTTCAAGAAACTTTCTACGTTGGTGACAACAACCTAGACATGTTGGCTAACATCAAGTCTAGAGAAGAAATGATCGGTGAAATCATCGGATTACTTCAGTCTCCAATCCAGAGAGTTGTTTCTGCTCTTCAAAACAAACCTGAAACGGTAGAAGCTAAAGCTGAAGAAGCTGCTCCTGCAGTTGAAGAAACTCCTGCTCCGGAAGCTCCAGCTGCAGAAAGCACGGAAGAAACTCCAAGTGCTGAATAA
- the rplA gene encoding 50S ribosomal protein L1 gives MAKLTKKQKEALSKVEKGRIYNLEEGSALVKEVNTTKFDASVDIAVRLGVDPRKANQMVRGVVSLPHGTGKDVKVLALVTPDKEAEAKEAGADYVGLDEYLQKIKDGWTDVDVIVTMPAVMGKLGPLGRVLGPRGLMPNPKSGTVTMEIGKAVTEVKAGKIDFKVDKYGIIHAGIGKVSFDAAKIKENAQELISTLIKMKPTAAKGTYVKSIYLSSTMSPGIAIDTKSVN, from the coding sequence ATGGCAAAATTAACTAAAAAGCAAAAGGAAGCTTTAAGCAAAGTAGAAAAAGGAAGAATCTATAACCTTGAAGAAGGTTCAGCTCTTGTAAAAGAAGTGAACACTACCAAGTTTGATGCTTCTGTAGATATCGCTGTAAGATTAGGAGTAGATCCAAGAAAAGCAAACCAAATGGTAAGAGGTGTTGTATCTCTTCCTCACGGTACTGGTAAAGATGTTAAAGTATTAGCTCTTGTAACACCGGATAAAGAAGCTGAAGCTAAAGAAGCTGGAGCTGATTATGTAGGTCTAGACGAATATTTACAAAAAATAAAAGATGGTTGGACAGATGTTGACGTTATCGTTACTATGCCAGCTGTTATGGGTAAATTAGGTCCATTAGGTAGAGTTTTAGGTCCAAGAGGTCTAATGCCTAACCCTAAATCAGGAACTGTAACAATGGAAATTGGTAAAGCAGTAACTGAAGTGAAAGCTGGTAAAATTGATTTCAAAGTTGATAAATACGGTATTATCCACGCTGGTATTGGTAAAGTGTCTTTCGATGCTGCTAAAATCAAGGAAAATGCTCAGGAATTGATCTCTACTTTGATCAAAATGAAGCCAACTGCTGCTAAAGGTACTTATGTGAAGAGCATCTATTTGTCTTCTACAATGAGCCCAGGTATTGCAATCGATACTAAATCTGTTAACTAA
- the rplK gene encoding 50S ribosomal protein L11, with amino-acid sequence MAKKVFKMVKLQVKGGAANPSPPVGPALGSAGVNIMEFCKQFNGRTQDKPGQVLPVVITVYEDKSFEFVIKTPPAAIQLMDAAKIKGGSGEPNRNKVGSVSWEQVKKIAEDKMADLNCFTMDSAVSMVAGTARSMGLKVTGTKPTFNA; translated from the coding sequence ATGGCTAAGAAAGTCTTTAAAATGGTAAAGCTTCAGGTGAAAGGTGGCGCAGCTAACCCTTCTCCACCAGTAGGTCCAGCATTGGGTTCTGCAGGTGTGAACATCATGGAGTTTTGTAAGCAATTTAACGGAAGAACCCAAGATAAGCCAGGGCAAGTTTTACCTGTAGTAATTACAGTATACGAAGACAAATCTTTTGAATTCGTTATTAAAACTCCACCTGCAGCAATTCAGTTAATGGATGCAGCTAAGATCAAGGGAGGTTCTGGTGAACCAAACAGAAATAAAGTAGGTTCTGTAAGTTGGGAACAAGTAAAGAAAATCGCTGAAGATAAAATGGCGGATCTTAACTGTTTTACAATGGATTCTGCAGTTTCTATGGTTGCAGGTACTGCTAGATCTATGGGATTAAAAGTAACAGGAACTAAACCAACTTTTAACGCTTAA
- the nusG gene encoding transcription termination/antitermination protein NusG, whose amino-acid sequence MSELKWYVLKAISGQENKVKNYIETEIKRLGFEQYVTQVVIPMEKVIQIRNGKKVPKERPYYPGYLMIEADLMGEIPHVIKNIPGVISFLSLTKGGDPVPMRKSEVNRMLGRMDELSEFASDVEIPYVVGENVKVIDGPFNGFNGTVEKILEDKKKIEVSVLIFGRKTPMELSYMQVEKV is encoded by the coding sequence ATGAGCGAATTGAAATGGTATGTGCTGAAAGCTATCAGCGGACAGGAAAATAAAGTGAAAAACTATATTGAGACAGAAATCAAGCGTTTAGGGTTTGAGCAGTACGTTACTCAAGTGGTTATTCCTATGGAAAAGGTTATTCAGATTAGAAACGGTAAAAAAGTTCCTAAAGAAAGACCTTACTATCCTGGTTACTTAATGATCGAAGCTGATCTGATGGGAGAGATTCCTCACGTTATCAAGAATATTCCCGGAGTTATATCTTTCTTAAGCTTAACAAAAGGAGGTGATCCTGTTCCAATGAGAAAATCTGAGGTAAACAGAATGTTGGGAAGAATGGATGAGCTTTCAGAATTCGCCAGCGATGTGGAAATTCCATATGTAGTAGGTGAAAACGTTAAAGTAATCGATGGACCTTTCAACGGATTCAATGGTACAGTTGAGAAGATTCTTGAAGACAAAAAGAAAATCGAAGTTTCTGTTTTGATCTTCGGTAGAAAAACTCCAATGGAGCTAAGCTACATGCAAGTAGAAAAAGTATAA
- the secE gene encoding preprotein translocase subunit SecE has protein sequence MSSFVDFLKGSYNEFRHKVEWPKWADLQSSTIVVTIATVILALFTFGVDELFSKSISNIIGMLINLFN, from the coding sequence ATGAGTTCATTTGTCGATTTTTTAAAAGGTTCTTATAACGAATTCAGACATAAAGTTGAATGGCCAAAGTGGGCTGACCTTCAGTCATCTACTATTGTAGTGACTATTGCGACAGTGATTCTGGCATTGTTTACTTTTGGAGTTGATGAATTGTTTTCTAAATCAATCAGCAACATCATAGGAATGCTAATCAACTTGTTCAATTAA
- the tuf gene encoding elongation factor Tu, with translation MAKETFNRNKPHLNIGTIGHVDHGKTTLTAAISAVLASKGLAEKKDFSAIDSAPEEKERGITINTAHIEYETEKRHYAHVDCPGHADYVKNMVTGAAQMDGAIVVCAATDGPMPQTREHILLCRQVNVPRIVVFMNKVDMVDDPELLELVEMELRDLLSTYDFDGDNSPVIQGSALGALTAATASPANTEDKWFKSVEELMDAVDTWIEQPPRDTEKPFLMPIEDVFSITGRGTVATGRIEAGVINTGDPVDIVGMGDEKLTSTITGVEMFRKILDRGEAGDNVGLLLRGIEKTDIKRGMVIAKKDSVKPHKKFKASVYILSKEEGGRHTPFHNKYRPQFYVRTTDVTGEIFLPEGVEMVMPGDNLEITVELLQPIALNVGLRFAIREGGRTVGSGQVTEILD, from the coding sequence ATGGCAAAGGAAACGTTTAATCGTAACAAACCACACTTGAACATTGGTACTATTGGTCACGTTGACCATGGTAAAACTACTCTTACAGCTGCTATTTCTGCTGTATTAGCTAGCAAAGGTCTTGCTGAGAAAAAAGACTTCTCTGCAATTGACTCTGCTCCAGAAGAAAAAGAAAGAGGTATTACTATCAATACTGCTCACATCGAATACGAAACTGAAAAAAGACACTATGCTCACGTTGACTGTCCAGGTCACGCCGACTATGTTAAGAACATGGTAACTGGTGCTGCTCAAATGGATGGAGCTATCGTTGTATGTGCTGCAACTGACGGACCAATGCCTCAGACTAGAGAACATATCCTACTTTGCCGTCAGGTAAACGTACCAAGAATCGTTGTTTTCATGAACAAAGTTGACATGGTAGATGATCCTGAATTATTAGAGCTTGTTGAAATGGAACTTAGAGACTTATTGTCTACTTATGATTTCGACGGAGACAACTCTCCAGTAATTCAAGGTTCTGCGTTAGGAGCTCTTACAGCTGCTACTGCATCTCCTGCTAACACTGAAGATAAGTGGTTCAAAAGCGTAGAAGAATTAATGGATGCTGTTGATACTTGGATCGAGCAACCGCCAAGAGATACTGAAAAGCCATTCTTGATGCCAATCGAAGATGTATTCTCTATTACAGGTAGAGGTACTGTAGCAACTGGTAGAATCGAGGCTGGTGTTATCAACACTGGAGATCCAGTTGATATCGTAGGTATGGGTGACGAAAAATTAACTTCTACTATTACAGGAGTTGAGATGTTCAGAAAGATCCTAGATAGAGGTGAAGCTGGAGATAACGTAGGTCTATTGTTGAGAGGTATTGAAAAAACTGACATCAAGAGAGGTATGGTTATCGCTAAGAAAGATTCAGTGAAGCCACACAAAAAATTCAAAGCTTCTGTTTATATCCTTTCTAAGGAAGAAGGTGGACGTCACACTCCATTCCACAACAAGTACCGTCCTCAGTTCTACGTAAGAACTACTGACGTTACAGGTGAGATCTTCTTACCAGAAGGTGTAGAAATGGTAATGCCAGGAGATAACTTAGAGATCACTGTAGAATTGTTACAGCCAATCGCTCTTAACGTAGGTCTTAGATTTGCGATCAGAGAAGGAGGTAGAACAGTTGGTTCAGGTCAGGTTACTGAAATCCTAGACTAA